A genomic stretch from Arachis stenosperma cultivar V10309 chromosome 3, arast.V10309.gnm1.PFL2, whole genome shotgun sequence includes:
- the LOC130970441 gene encoding glucan endo-1,3-beta-glucosidase 3-like: MAAAPRILQTQIRRPQLSRPFRSTNLITRLLHALLANDISNQTFCIGNGVADPKMLHAALDWACGLGKVECSAIRQGQPFDEPDNVIAHSTYTFDSYYHKKGKTLDSCDLNGVVTISTTDPRVQNTSYRSEVNKLEVIFW, encoded by the exons ATGGCTGCAGCGCCAAGAATCCTTCAAACACAAATTCGGCGACCTCAACTCTCAAGACCATTCCGATCCACCAACCTCATAACTCGATTACTCC ATGCACTCTTAGCAAATGATATCAGCAACCAAACTTTCTGCATTGGAAACGGAGTTGCTGATCCGAAGATGTTGCATGCTGCACTAGATTGGGCGTGTGGATTGGGCAAAGTGGAATGCTCTGCTATACGACAGGGACAACCATTCGATGAACCAGACAATGTGATAGCACATTCAACTTACACTTTTGATAGTTACTATCATAAGAAGGGAAAGACTCTTGATTCCTGTGACCTCAATGGAGTGGTTACTATCtccaccaccgatccaa GGGTGCAAAATACAAGCTACCGTTCGGAAGTGAACAAGTTGGAAGTGATCTTCTGGTAA